Proteins from one Mixophyes fleayi isolate aMixFle1 chromosome 9, aMixFle1.hap1, whole genome shotgun sequence genomic window:
- the ZDHHC15 gene encoding palmitoyltransferase ZDHHC15, with translation MQIGCRMALSTGLRCCQRLLSWVPVVVIALVVLWSYYAYVWELCLVTVENTLEKVVYLFIFHIVFLLFVWTYWKAIFTSPKQPTKKFLLPYAEKERYDNEERPEVQKQILAEFAKKLPVYTRTGSGAVRFCDRCQVVKPDRCHHCSVCGMCVLKMDHHCPWVNNCIGFSNYKFFLLFLAYSMLYCLYIGSTVFKYFLLYWTGELTNNRAKFHVLFLLFVSLMFFISLMFLFGYHCWLVGLNRTTLEAFSVPVFHSGPDKNGFHLGFRRNLEQVFGKQTNLWLIPVLTSIGDGLSFPMRRVFESQNPLLAVENQWDDEGTDEENSASYETSHITIEMDK, from the exons ATGCAGATTGGCTGCAGGATGGCTCTGTCCACGGGGTTAAGGTGCTGCCAGCGGCTGTTATCATGGGTGCCAGTTGTCGTCATAGCCCTGGTGGTCCTCTGGTCGTACTATGCATATGTATGGGAGCTGTGCTTAG TGACTGTAGAAAATACTTTGGAAAAAG TTGTATACCTCTTCATCTTTCATATAGTTTTCCTACTCTTTGTTTGGACTTATTGGAAAGCAATTTTTACCTCTCCGAAGCAGCCAACGAAAAAG TTTTTGCTGCCCTATGCAGAAAAAGAGCGATATGACAATGAAGAGCGTCCAGAGGTTCAGAAACAAATCCTAGCTGAATTTGCTAAAAAGTTGCCAGTGTATACCCGGACAGGGAGTGGAG CAGTCCGTTTCTGTGACCGTTGCCAGGTGGTAAAGCCGGATCGCTGTCACCATTGTTCTGTCTGTGGGAT GTGTGTCCTGAAGATGGATCATCATTGCCCTTG ggTGAACAACTGCATTGGATTTTCTAACTATAAGTTCTTTCTACTGTTTCTGGCATATTCAATGCTGTACTGTTTGTACATTGGTTCTACTGTTTTCAAATACTTTCTCCTCTACTGGACA GGTGAACTGACAAATAATCGTGCCAAATTCCATGTGTTATTCCTGCTCTTTGTGTCTCTCATGTTCTTCATCAGCCTCATGTTTCTCTTTGGATATCACTGTTGGCTGGTAGGGCTAAACAGAACCACCCTTG AGGCATTTTCAGTCCCAGTGTTTCACAGCGGTCCTGACAAAAATGGATTCCACTTGGGTTTCCGAAGAAACCTGGAGCAAGTGTTTGGGAAACAAACGAATCTGTGGTTAATTCCAGTTCTTACAAG CATTGGGGATGGACTTTCATTCCCAATGAGAAGAGTTTTTGAATCTCAAAACCCACTTCTAGCTGTAGAGAATCAGTGGGACGACGAAGGGACAGATGAAGAGAACTCTG CTTCTTATGAAACATCACATATAACCATAGAAATGGACAAATGA